Part of the Passer domesticus isolate bPasDom1 chromosome 8, bPasDom1.hap1, whole genome shotgun sequence genome is shown below.
cctcaggacaaggtgtctcctcccagcccttgctggcacagactgtgccccaggccaccaagacttggcttctctttgtccccacctgtcatcagtgcctccagttctctgctctgcctgaggcctggggacactttctcagttgtgtccctcagtgggacccattaaaagtccaagaaactttggaattggattctgccttggagttctggagaggtttcttcagctgtctctcagggactgatgttcagggccagagcacaaagccccagagggtcattaaagtcctgctgctgtgtctgtgctgctgagctggactgggctcctggcacagcggcagctcctggtaaccaagaagagcttcaaaagcacatttctcttgatgagaagctcttctgccagcccagcagggctggggcactgcctgcagccagcctgggcacagcccagaggcacagagagcttcaatcagtcagggctgggaaggtgctgagaagtgcctggggcagaatccctgccagcccttggcacaggaacctctggctgcaggacaatgcagctgcagctcctggagtgatctcctaaagctggaacatcccaatgcctgcagaccctgtgagtacattctctgattctctcttgtgcagagcagccatgggtgcccagggctgtcctgcagagcaggctcatgcagcccagggcgctgtgctggggcagggactctgctgcctgccagggacagctctcagcgagcccggggagctgctcccagcactgggggacaagatcGGGGTGGAAGGAGATATCTGGTAAGGTTTGGAAGTTTCTCCTTGTGTGGTGAGCATGCTGCATTGTTCAGGGCTGCTACCAGCATGGCACTGAACTCCAGAATATTTCCAAGTAGATTATACAGGGAGCACAGCAAGTCAGGGGCGGCATTAAaaggaaaatcctgcttttttaatCTACAGTTCTGGGTTGCCTGGATGGGAAATTGCACAGAGATATTCATCTCTTGGTTcaggtggagaaaaaaaaaaaatccctcatttGAATAATCCAGGGAGATACTGAGATCAGCACAGGGCCCCGTTCAGGCAGCATCAGTGTcgcttttccagcctcctcagggttgccatcagagcctgcagagccagactgcccctgggcagtgccagagctgggaggggtctgcagggcagagctgagcccccagggctgggctgggttctggcagcactggcagggcccagccctgggcacagggaagcagctgctggcagggacagctccaggcagcagagccctgggcaggcagtggggggaaagtgtccccaggctgtgctgggatattTAAAGTCCTCTGAAAATCCAACTATTCCATTATTATTTCTTTCGCAGATGCTCATGCCAAGGAAccacaaatgtccaacagcagctccatcagccacttcctcctgctggcattggcagacacgcggcagctgcagctcctgcacttctgcctcttgctgggcatctccctggctgccctcctgggcaacggcctcatcatcagcgccgtagcctgcggccaccacctgcacacacccatgttcttcttcctgctcaacctggccctcagcgacctgggctccatctgcaccactgtccccaaagccatgcacaattccctctgggacaccacgaccatctcctacacaggatgtgctgcacagctctttttctttctgtttttcatctcagcagagttttatctcctgaccatcatgtgctacgaccgctacgtgtccatctgcaaacccctgcactacgggaccctcctgggcagcagagcttgtgcccacatggcagcagctgcctgggcaagtgcctttctcaatgctctgctgctcacagccaatacattttccctgcccctgtgccatggcaatgccctgggccagttcttctgtgaaatccctcagatcctcaagctctcctgctccaaatctcacttcagggaacttgggctcatTGCAGTTAGTTCCTCTTTAGCacttggctgttttgtgttcattgttttctcctatgtgcagatcttcagggctgtgctgaggatcccctctgagcagggacggcacaaagccttttccacctgcctccctcacctggctgtggtctccctgttcctcagcactggcatATTTACCTACCTGAAGCctgcttccatctcctccccatccctggatatGGCCCTatcagttctgtactcggtggtgcctccagtcctgaaccccctcatctacagcctgaggaaccaggagctgaaggctgcagtgagaagactgatgactggatccgttcagaaacattaaagtggttgccaatttctgcaaattacTTGGAATAAAAGTCATCTTAGATACTACTTATTGGTgtggttgtgggttttttttccacttttttttttttttaaatattattgtACAGaataaaaagcctttttttgtgccatttctcattttgttttgctCCACCTTCACTGTGGCCACAAACTCTGCCAATGACGAGCTGCGTTCTTGGAggctttaaaggaactaaaggatctcccagcagagatttctccagagatgcccttttgttgccttctctggagctgcagcagcaatgtctgtgtgcagagctgggggcagatcagtgctggcacagcagctgtgcccatcagcagcagcagcagcacttggtgttgccagtgctgctgccgtggccctgccccgctgccctggtggccctggtgttgctgcagggcctgagtgctctcggggccgggcacagtcctgggggtggcagtgccggggctgcagcagggacaggccatgggcactgctggggcagcgctgacgcctcaggccagggcCTGGccgctccaggctccttgcccaggctctctcaagaacacggccaggccagtgctcagcacagaaaagccccagggtgagcagccccaggctggccgtgggcaggctggggcaaacagcatggctggggctctgcaagggccctgggggagacgggaaggagcagcagagcaggggctgatccatccccagtgtgctgcacaacccagggcagcgtcccagagcgtcctcatggagctgccaacaacatcccccctctgcagccctggcctctcccccagatCACACAGGTgtcgcatccttgcaggcacagccacggcagcactggctcaggagcccctgtttgcattgcacagaggaggcgggagcacccccatgctgcttcTGTGgagacatgaacctgagggagcacaaatgccatcagcccctggggccagcaagggctgggggacaccagggaaaccactcagctttgtcctggcctctgcagtcagccagaaaatttgttcccatcagctgggagtttcctgtcccactgcagatgctgttgctcagagccagggctgcctggcagccaccccctaACTGCCCTGAgtatttccttggcttcacctttgcgtTCTTTACTCTTCCTTGGTCTAGATTTCTTCCTATTGTCCACtgctgttccctcccctgcaaacagcccatccctgtttgccctttcctctctggccccactccccattgcagttcctgacttggcaccatcccctggggagcaggatcatcctccaagtgctgcaggaattgtctgcaggctcctgcagtgcctggtgctgctcccttgccagaggcaccccaggccaggggggcacatctgggctgctgtgtctgcctgtggggctccctgttctgggcaatgaggaggagctgcagaggctctgcaggactgacaggataggctttggggctggcaggagaagctgagggacctgggctgctggagcttctgaagaggaggcccagggctcatcctgcacctgctccaagggtggtttcagagaatcacagaatcagcaaggctggaaaagacattGGAGgttatcaagtccaacctgtgccctgacaccaccttgtctctcctgggcctcctcttctccaggataaacagccccagctccctcaggcgctcctcacaggacttgtgttccagacccctcaccagccttgttgcccttctatggacacgctccagcccctccatgtccttcctaaattgggggcccagaactggacacagcactcgaggtgctgcccaacgagtgctgagcacaggggaagaatcactgtcctgctcctgctggccacaccattcctgacccaggccaggagccattggccttcttggccacctgggcacactgctgcctcatgtccagcctgctgtccatcagtgcccccaggtccctttctgcctggctgctgtccagccactctgtccccagcctgtagcactgcaggggttgttgtggccaaagtgcaggacccggcactgggacttgttcaacctcaccttgttggatttgggccctggatccagcctgtccagggccctgtgcagagcccttcTACCCtgcagcagatccacactcacacccagcttggtgtcatctgaaaatttgctggtgctggactcaatcccctcatccagatcatcTATGCAGATATTCAAATCCACTCTGGCCAGCTCTGATCCCTCTGCCatcctgtgatggcactcagGGTGATCTCTTCCATAGCCTTGCCtggcactgaggtcaggctgacaggcctggagttcctcagatcctccttcctgcccttcttggggatgggctcacattggcacctccactcctctgggacctccctgctgatccaggactgatggtaaatgatggagagcagtttggggagctcatccaccagctccctcatccccctaggatggatcccatccGATCCCAtccacctgtgagcacctgagtggttcagcagctccccagctgcttcctcctggattccaggggatgttctgctccctgtgcccatctaccagctcaggagaacacttgtcctgaggacaacCTGTTCTAATATTGAACATTGAGACAAACAAGGTATTAAGGAGCTCAGCCTTTTCCTTATCTTTAGTTATTTTATTCTCTGCTGCATCCAATAAAACATAGAGGTTCTCCTTAtccctccttttgccattaattttttttttttttaatacaagccGCCACATGAAATTCTAACTGAGTTATCAcctctccccttttttttctgtgtaaccTAACATCATCTTTGGAGACCTCCTGagttttaaataatgttttcccCTGAGTCCCCACAAAAGCTCCATGGGCATCCTGGACAGTAATTTTCCTCACTAGCTCATCTTTTTCCACACTGGGACAGGGTGCTTCTCCCTctttaagattattttcttgaaatgtctctctccttcctggacctctttgtttttaagggctgtttccctttaaAAGATCAGTAACTGATTTGATACTCCCCAAATATGCATTctaaataggccaaagtctgccctacCTAATTCCAGTGTAGATGTTTTgttgctgcccctcctgcttacccagaatattgaaaacttgattatttcatggtcatggtgccccaggcagcctctgaccaccacatctgccaccagccctcctctgtttgtgaacagcagcagacagagctttccttggcctATGGAGTGTTACCAAAAATCCGTAAAACAGAAAACTCCTTAAGCCCAATGCAGCATTAAGAAGCAGCATTCTTTATTCAGCTGGATGCATGGGGGAGAGCTCCtcccaaagccctgcatgctgagtacaggaaagtttctgtttcttttctgtattttgcacacatATTAATTGATTGTCCCAGACTAAACACACATATGATAatcatttccccaaaatcattgACATATTTCCCCTCCTCTTTACCCATGAGTTCTTCTGCCCTGGGGGTCTCTCTGGTGGTCCCTGGTGGTCTGGACCCCAATGTTCcagtgggcctggctgagctggcaggacactgaggctggtgAGCTTCCAGTTCCCCTTCTCACACAACGGGCACTGTGTGCTTTCCACAggcctggggttttggagaaCAAGCTCCAGGTGTCAGCTCACATGAGCTCACAATTTATCCTCTGGTAacatgaggtcacagagtggGCTATGACATAACAGAGTGGGTTATGTGAGATCATTAAGCAACTCTGACATCATAGACTgcatctgtgacatcacagagccagcagtgacatcacagagcagaggtctgacatcccagagcagactatgacatcacagaggggggAAATGCAATGTCATTGAGCAGCTATGACATCATAGGCcatctctgtgacatcacagagccagcagtgacctcacagagcagaggtctgacatcacagagcagactGTGATATCACAGAGTTGGCTGTGGCATCAGAGACCAGCTGTGTGACATTAGAGAATGAGCTGTGacctcacagagcaggctgtgacatcccagaggggctgtgtgacatcccaggagggctgtgtgagtTCACTGGGTTgctcactctgccccagctccccctcacagtttctcccaacaagtccaatgctgttcatgcccagcggggtccctgtcccctggtATCCCCCCGCTCCACCTGGAGCAACAGCCTCCAGCAAAGGATGTTCCACAGgatccagcccagagcctgacatggggacaaggggccagggctgtgtgaccaGGACATCAAGGACGTGGATGATCCAGGTCACTGTGACCGAGTTTGGGTttcccagggcaggaaagatgtctggcagctggagcagggttagggaagggcctccaaggtgggggctggagcccttgggctgtgagcagaggctgagggagctgggcttgtccagcccagagcagggaaggctgaggggctcctcatcccagcctggcagtgccagccaggaggggatggagaacacagagccaggctcttcaccgggggcctggtgggagacaaaagccaatgggtggaaggggaaagaggggagatcagccaggacaggaggagatTAAATgagtcaggctggtttcagcatttcctcaacaccaaaagcagcctgagccccttctccatccaccactgacagctttgCAAATCAGGAATTCTTCGAGCTGCTTTGCCCCCACTCCAGGATGAGCATCCTGATACAAGAGATTTAACGGACCTGGCCCCagtcctgagccctggggacacccctggatgTGACTccattcctcagctgctctgagtTCCAgaggttggatgagggaaatggcagTGTGATAAATGAATATGAGTAGTGCTAACAATACTTAAATTTTAGAAGAAGTAATAGAGGAAAAGGATATGTTATTAGTGTcacaaaacaaatgttttcagaTGTTAATGAGAAAATAGGATCCTGGATGTAGTTCGACATAAGGAACATTCCAAAATGGAACAGGCCTCAGGATAACTAGAGAATCAGCCTTGAAATGGCTGAAAATGGGATGATTCCAGGTATCTACGAAATaataaggctttttttttggaATATAATGCTGGCTTCTATAACACAAGACTTGGGGCACATGTGCAATGAGTGGGGTTGCTCAAAGGACAGTGATGATGAGGAGAAGCCTTCATCGGATGTGAGCACCAAAGAGCCAGAAGACCCCTGAGCAACAAGCAGAGCATGTGCTGTGCAGTATAGTGACATAAATTTCAAGAATAGAAAATAGGAGGagatttgcagggaaaaaagtgaTGAATATGTATTAGCATACAGGATATAAATTGTGTTTGGATTCCTATTCTTTTTGTACATGAGGCAGGGTGAGAAAAACCCCGCCCATGCCCTGATCAATTGGTTTTGCTTATCCTTTATGGGAACCACTGCCAAATTTTTTTGTACCTGCTTGATTGTATTTGAtggtattattttatatatgatTGCTGCTCAATTAAAAATGCTGCTAAATTGAACTTTGTTGTTTATTGAATTAGACATATAGAACGTCATTCATAACAGTGGGGAAGTGATAGGGACaaagtctgattgattgtcagccataaaaggtcttgattttcatatctattccgACAGCGTTAGAAGGTGCTCGGGGTCAATATCAAttggacattgctgatatcaatctataaacaggaaaagaaaactaaacagGACAAAGCAATTCTCTCTTCATTGCTTTCAATACAGTAtattcactttgaatacacttctgaAATCTGTCAAATTAACCAGAGAACAATAAAAAACTTAAATTATTATCAGGGGTTTTTATAGTGTGGGTGTtttaaacaaatgtttatgagcttttctcactgaattcctgaaaagttcaagaaagaagaggcctttggagtaggaaaattcatcatcgACCTCCAAGTAGCTGAGGATCCATCGccatcagagcagcaaggaacagaaatgggcacagctttgtggctaccccagctttgggatgggccctgggcctggagcaggagcagctcttgagggccccaaggccagggctcttgtgctgccctgggcacatgggatggcagcaggggctgcagagctctcagcacctgagccagaggggagcagggcagccagggagcctcctttggacttggcccagcaccttcccccatggctggggctgagtcctgtgtgagctgcagctgctgctgtgcccttggcaggggctgagggcatggggccagtggccagagcagcctggcctgagcagagctgtggggccagagccggctgggctgggctggggagaggcccttggtgctgcccagagctcagggcagctggcagagcttgcagggagctgggctgggctcagagagcctgccccagaaaccatcagtgtccatctcagcctggctgggcgtgcaggggcaggactcagcccaggccgtgtggggcagggccagtgcctgtgcaaggcattgaaaacaggcaagtgccccagagaggaggctgctctgtgcccttggtggcacggacagagcagggagggggcccaggacatttgtcagtgccagcctctgtgcccagcccttggcagccctggctgctgagcccagctttggcctgggctgagtttggctgtggcccagctccatcctcctgcggggctcagggcctgttcccggccatggccagccctggccggcctctctgctagcccagaggccggcagagcccggggcagggctgtctgtgcaggcccacaggtgccaggggttctgcaggagctgacagaggctgcccagcagggaggccatggggcacagagccccaaggctgctgtgggcagcacggcacaggggccgttcccagccgtaatgctcctggcctgggctgggcctgcacaggggctgggccaccatggctgggccagcacagggccaccaaggggccacgcagccgctgccagggctgacagcaaggccaggcacacacaagcaattgctgagcatggcctgcgctggccagggctgactgtgccacaggcagagctcagctgcccttgggggctgcaggaacactcaggagcccaaagagcctccatggctgtgctggagaccaaggctggagcagggaaatgcagggctgctgcaggatggggagggcatggaattccagcacacacctcagctctctgatgatcccagcaccatgctgggccctgtttcagactgagcagagcagatgttgatgggacaggagccctgcggggctggcagggacctgcagcttgcaaggtgctctgctgttcctcaggtgctctcggagagatccaatcccagctggacacctcagggcacaattggcactgcctgttcatgggcacacagctgatgtctgcctggaaaggggcacaggtttaaATAACTGATAGTTTCATAATATACAAGCAAACCTTTATTATCTGGGTCGCttgagtacttttaagaaatggccaagttttcccaccaggaacagtaatttcctggatctactgGATTCTTCTACTGgtgtcaggaggagaaattctgatcttcccctctaccttTGCCGCCAACATGCAGTCTGATATTTCATGATCGTAATATCTCActgttgccatgatattttagcgaaaaagcctctgctaggatttttcctgtcctgaggagctgagagcctcaggaaagaaatgtaaacaataccctatgctgctgtggaatgccacaggtgcatctttcattggtccatgtgtattgttttcaatcagtgaccaatcatggccacctgtgccaaggctgtgagcagtcacaggatttttgttattcattcctattctattcttgtctttgtagccttctgatcttcttctctctgttcttttagtatagttgtaatgtagtattttagtataatatataacataataaatcagccttctaatgaaaatggagtcaaacctcctgtcctcacacaaggggttcttgtctaagaattggtgacccctggatgtgtgaaactgatggtcaccccaagagtgaccacggagtccagcctggagctgaagaaacgagaccctgaagatgggcagagttcacagccaaggcaaacaggagaacctgttggacttacctggagattgtgtccagagaccgcagagcagcagagctgcacagctggatccacaaggacactgtctaaaggtactgttattttttcccttcctgaagaccCTGCCATTTgcagaaggtgggaggaaagttgggaaaatgtaccttcggaagctcaggttccgtttactgcgtcagagaagaaagttattaaattcCGGCACAGATGGGGACGCAAGGACGGAGTTAATTATTGTCAGTGGGAGAGACTGTgttatgagtttttcagatgggcaaaatttcatagattttttacaaatgtcgtatactcccttgatttagatctttgggagttcatggGCGCTGCTTTTAAGTGGGCAATGGACCAGGGTGTTACACCCCCAAGAATGTATGGAGTGCACGtatggctt
Proteins encoded:
- the LOC135305686 gene encoding olfactory receptor 14J1-like, producing the protein MFFFLLNLALSDLGSICTTVPKAMHNSLWDTTTISYTGCAAQLFFFLFFISAEFYLLTIMCYDRYVSICKPLHYGTLLGSRACAHMAAAAWASAFLNALLLTANTFSLPLCHGNALGQFFCEIPQILKLSCSKSHFRELGLIAVSSSLALGCFVFIVFSYVQIFRAVLRIPSEQGRHKAFSTCLPHLAVVSLFLSTGIFTYLKPASISSPSLDMALSVLYSVVPPVLNPLIYSLRNQELKAAVRRLMTGSVQKH